The following proteins come from a genomic window of Chaetodon auriga isolate fChaAug3 chromosome 16, fChaAug3.hap1, whole genome shotgun sequence:
- the rtbdn gene encoding retbindin codes for MGVTSRPLLLVCAFLAVALIGGARSEGVCLQDGKHKAAPGPEPHLRECALYADNSCCTEEDIQDISHVPSAINKNEPWDKCGPLSSECESFLKRVSCFYRCSPDAARWPHPHRRSYIQAVPLCHSFCRDWFDACRMDMTCARNWARDPRGQNCTGTCVQYQQMYQQGRDLCESLWGDAFMTVEDEPEEVGEAGEVGAEGDGGRPCGCLTLSPSDKDVIAALRAQQDDPEELDTTKAGLPQYRAPCQTKLPLQARSGRKGNSVLRKRSVIVDDVEGSGSGL; via the exons ATGGGTGTCACCTCCCGCCCTCTGCTATTGGTGTGCGCATTTTTGGCGGTTGCGCTGATTGGTGGAGCCCGCTCAGAGGGGGTGTGTCTTCAAGATGGCAAGCACAAGGCCGCGCCCGGCCCAGAGCCACACCTGAGGGAGTGCGCTCTGTATGCAGACA AtagctgctgcacagaggaagacatcCAGGACATCTCTCATGTTCCCTCCGCTATCAATAAGAATGAACCATGGGACAAGTGTGGGCCTCTGAGCTCTGA gtgTGAAAGCTTCCTGAAGCGTGTGTCGTGTTTTTACCGCTGCTCCCCTGATGCTGCGCGCTGGCCTCATCCACATCGCCGCTCATACATCCAGGCTGTGCCGCTCTGCCACAGCTTCTGCCGTGATTG GTTTGATGCCTGCAGGATGGACATGACGTGTGCTCGTAACTGGGCCAGAGACCCCAGGGGGCAGAACTGCACTGGAACCTGCGTTCAGTATCAGCAG ATGTACCAGCAGGGCAGGGATCTCTGCGAGAGCCTGTGGGGGGACGCCTTCATGACAGTGGAGGATGAACCAGAGGAGGTGGGAGAGGCGGGAGAGGTCGGGGCGGAGGGTGACGGCGGTCGCCCCTGCGGCTGCCTGACCCTCAGTCCCTCAGACAAGGACGTGATCGCCGCCCTCAGGGCCCAGCAGGATGACCCGGAGGAGCTGGACACCACTAAGGCTGGCCTGCCCCAGTACCGAGCCCCTTGCCAGACCAAGCTGCCCCTGCAGGCCAGGAGTGGCAGGAAGGGCAACTCCGTGCTGCGTAAACGCTCCGTCATCGTGGACGACGTGGAGGGGAGTGGGAGCGGCTTGTAG